From Aspergillus chevalieri M1 DNA, chromosome 4, nearly complete sequence, a single genomic window includes:
- a CDS encoding putative flavoprotein (COG:H;~EggNog:ENOG410PGN4;~InterPro:IPR036551,IPR003382;~PFAM:PF02441;~go_function: GO:0003824 - catalytic activity [Evidence IEA]) encodes MTTRAETMQQAPAEEVAASINDGKTHLLLAATGSVATIKLPLIISSFERHPNLSIRVIITKSAAHFLAGQSSEQPTVESLSSLPNVDGVHRDEDEWVVPWTREANILHIELRRWAHLLAIVPLSANVLAKMTGGLCDDLLTTVIRAWDTGTPESRGPPILVAPAMNSMMWIHPLTSKQLSILENEWWWVEILPAQSKTLACGDTGQGGMCDWKRIVRVIEERLELTRVYHRRNLISTDAV; translated from the coding sequence ATGACGACAAGAGCAGAGACTATGCAGCAGGCTCCAGCAGAAGAAGTCGCTGCCTCCATCAATGACGGGAAGACGCACCTTTTGCTCGCAGCGACTGGCTCGGTAGCCACAATAAAACTtcccctcatcatctcctcgTTCGAAAGGCACCCTAACCTCTCCATTCGCGTCATCATCACTAAATCCGCAGCTCACTTCCTGGCCGGACAGTCCTCCGAACAGCCCACCGTCGAATCGCTATCCTCCCTCCCTAATGTCGACGGCGTTCACCGAGACGAAGACGAGTGGGTGGTCCCGTGGACGAGAGAGGCCAATATTTTGCATATAGAGCTGCGGCGCTGGGCTCACTTGCTTGCGATTGTGCCGCTGTCTGCGAATGTGCTGGCGAAGATGACGGGGGGTCTGTGCGACGACCTTTTGACCACGGTGATCCGGGCTTGGGATACCGGTACCCCGGAGTCAAGGGGGCCGCCGATTCTTGTGGCGCCTGCGATGAATAGCATGATGTGGATCCATCCGTTAACTTCAAAGCAATTATCGATCCTGGAGAATgagtggtggtgggtggaGATCTTGCCGGCGCAGTCGAAGACCCTGGCGTGTGGCGATACGGGGCAGGGTGGGATGTGCGACTGGAAAAGAATCGTTCGTGTGATTGAGGAACGACTTGAGCTTACTAGAGTATATCATCGGAGGAATCTGATTAGCACGGACGCTGTTTGA
- a CDS encoding uncharacterized protein (COG:S;~EggNog:ENOG410PTDD) has protein sequence MPQFFQRFRRRPKDQDATSTDLPLILSKTGIDYDTCNSNASLRDYRDYTAMPLPPPRRPLTPPPESADPEESPGAVNTQTQSALFARLPRNIRERIYIELFGERAVHVEYDYGFAPGYRGREKKPPDQWRWWHRVCEEEEAKPGDMCRSDDLDDLKRKGKRELLKYKLKGVEWLRTCRIGYQEALPILYGTNTFLVASAVKLCRFPKVIVPSHLSAITSLDILHIAKAATPSTMSDDDWSMYNTIFRTLRLSYTGLQRLRLVVYILNKPCTPRAGSVPEEFEEAWFRPWQDLASSRTWEKLEIGIQASWFKDFSEGAERWAKRIGRAEPGYTLVQVEDYTTWDGKLSEVWNAPYL, from the exons ATGCCACAGTTCTTCCAACGCTTCCGCCGCAGACCAAAGGACCAGGATGCCACATCAACAGACCTGCCTCTCATCCTCAGCAAGACAGGCATCGATTATGACACCTGCAATTCCAATGCCTCCCTACGTGACTACCGCGACTACACTGCGATGCCCCTCCCTCCACCACGGCGCCCACTGACCCCGCCGCCAGAATCTGCGGACCCCGAAGAAAGCCCGGGCGCTGTCAACACTCAGACCCAGAGCGCGTTGTTTGCACGGTTACCCCGAAATATCCGGGAACGAATCTATATTGAGCTATTTGGGGAAAGGGCGGTCCATGTGGAGTATGATTATGGATTTGCGCCCGGATATCGGGGGCGAGAGAAGAAGCCACCGGATCAATGGCGGTGGTGGCATCGGGTgtgcgaggaagaggaggctAAACCGGGGGATATGTGTCGGTCGGATGATCTGGATGACTTGAAGAGAAAGGGGAAACGAGAGCTGTTGAAGTATAAACTCAAGGGGGTTGAGTGGCTGCGGACGTGTCGGATTGG GTACCAAGAAGCCCTCCCAATCCTCTACGGAACGAATACCTTCCTCGTCGCATCGGCTGTGAAACTATGCAGATTTCCCAAGGTCATTGTCCCATCTCACCTCTCCGCCATCACATCGCTCGACATCCTCCACATTGCCAAAGCAGCAACACCATCTACAATGTCAGATGATGACTGGTCAATGTACAATACCATCTTCCGGACGCTCCGACTGTCATATACTGGCCTGCAGCGTCTCCGTCTGGTCGTCTATATCCTGAACAAACCCTGTACACCACGCGCCGGGAGCGTCCCTGAAGAATTCGAGGAGGCCTGGTTCAGACCGTGGCAGGATCTTGCGTCGAGTCGGACGTGGGAGAAGTTGGAAATCGGTATACAGGCGAGCTGGTTTAAGGATTTCTCTGAGGGTGCAGAGAGATGGGCAAAGAGGATTGGACGGGCGGAGCCGGGGTATACACTTGTGCAGGTGGAGGACTATACAACCTGGGACGGGAAGTTGTCTGAGGTTTGGAATGCGCCTTACCTGTAG
- a CDS encoding uncharacterized protein (COG:S;~EggNog:ENOG410PYHT), translating to MPIAILTMHPPLSNPTEPNSILNLIQPLNITMDVSFFEESSRLKSNQILRQVQSIHTVTEDLITELQTTLGEGKFVVDKFKVRPQEWHDWYKANRRLREVVEYDSLKQYIIVKGKPGPLHDAVTATFKKFFEDLQDLMYGLNRHQTTTRKPVQEIPFLALEIGICESTNKLLQNAEHLLTRTTNRKNAVIVVDIQERRPPPIRSFKQFDLSADDIKAFGLSQVTDAITKWYQRNKNPLVGEFSVGVYFCYPEGETVTIYKGDLPTTGNGSIGKARKPIGNAAAIPYGRLLPALQRKREIMFPVPVDELLGELQKTLTWVLPHYRAERKAIELKKRLAKRRISKV from the coding sequence ATGCCCATCGCAATTCTCACCATGCATCCACCACTTTCTAATCCAACAGAGCCCAATTCCATTCTCAATCTAATTCAACCACTAAACATAACAATGGATGTCAGCTTCTTCGAAGAATCCTCGCGCCTCAAATCTAACCAAATCCTCCGCCAAGTGCAAAGCATCCACACCGTGACCGAGGACCTCATCACCGAACTCCAAACAACCCTAGGCGAGGGCAAGTTCGTGGTCGACAAGTTCAAAGTGCGGCCCCAAGAATGGCACGACTGGTACAAAGCCAATCGCCGTCTTCGTGAAGTTGTCGAATACGACTCCCTCAAACAGTACATCATCGTCAAGGGCAAACCGGGTCCATTGCACGATGCAGTCACCGCAACATTCAAGAAATTCTTCGAAGATCTACAGGATCTCATGTACGGGCTAAACAGACACCAAACCACGACCCGCAAACCAGTCCAAGAAATCCCTTTCCTAGCCCTAGAAATCGGCATCTGCGAATCAACCAACAAACTCCTCCAGAACGCAGAACATCTCCTCACGCGCACTACAAACAGGAAAAACGCCGTGATCGTCGTCGACATCCAAGAACGTCGCCCGCCCCCGATCCGCAGCTTCAAGCAATTCGACCTCAGTGCGGACGACATCAAAGCCTTCGGATTGTCGCAGGTCACCGATGCTATTACGAAATGGTATCAGCGCAACAAGAACCCGCTCGTTGGGGAGTTTAGTGTTGGTGTGTACTTTTGTTATCCAGAGGGTGAGACTGTTACTATCTACAAGGGCGATCTCCCGACGACCGGTAATGGCAGCATTGGTAAAGCCAGGAAACCAATTGGCAACGCGGCGGCCATTCCCTATGGAAGGCTTCTGCCCGCGCTGCAGAGGAAGCGCGAGATTATGTTTCCAGTGCCTGTGGACGAGCTACTGGGAGAGTTGCAGAAGACGCTGACTTGGGTGTTGCCACATTATCGGGCTGAGCGGAAGGCGATtgagttgaagaagaggttggcgaagaggaggattaGTAAAGTTTGA
- a CDS encoding sugar porter family MFS transporter (COG:G;~EggNog:ENOG410PHVM;~InterPro:IPR005829,IPR005828,IPR003663,IPR036259, IPR020846;~PFAM:PF00083;~TransMembrane:10 (n10-21c26/27o60-80i92-110o116-137i149-168o180-201i314-334o340-363i375-394o414-432i444-463o);~go_component: GO:0016020 - membrane [Evidence IEA];~go_component: GO:0016021 - integral component of membrane [Evidence IEA];~go_function: GO:0022857 - transmembrane transporter activity [Evidence IEA];~go_process: GO:0055085 - transmembrane transport [Evidence IEA]) — translation MKFRPSQPWFGLRGGWLTFWVTVACATDMTLFGYDQGVFGGVIVTNDFLDTLQLRDDPTLLGTVTAIYDVGCLFGAIFSMYFGEVWGRKKSIMVGTTVMAIGALLQITAYGVPQMIVGRIVAGLGNGMNTATAPVWQGETSQIKWRGKLVIIEMILNIAGYSLSNWVTYALSYVPGPASWRFPLAFQFVFIIILWVTVPWLPESPRWLIAHGRPDEAREIIANLEDMDANDSYVITAHTEIVDAVEYEREHSVSWLNLLRGKTGDQGGTCAIRRLLLGAGAQAMQQLSGINVTSYYLPTVLMESVGMSEKMSRLLAACNSVSYLLAGLVAIPHIERWGRRRLFMICALGQGLCYLLITVLIRFNEKQGYAYQEQVASASVAFFFLYYVFFGMGFQGIPWLLPVEINSLSMRTKGAALATATNWAMNFMVVEITPVGIQNLGYRFYIIWTVLNLSFVPIIYFFYPETANRALEDIDMFFRENHFIFVHNNKEAISAKRPARYVEMEHDLVQRTAEQTEEKMEAEEAKGSMEQMEGV, via the exons ATGAAGTTCAGACCAAGCCAGCCATGGTTTGGGTTAAGGGGAGGATGGTTGACCTTTTGGGTTACCGTTGCGTGTGCTACGGATATGACTCTGTTTGGTTATGACCAGGGTGTCTTTG GCGGTGTTATTGTCACAAATGACTTCCTCGACACGTTACAACTACGCGATGATCCTACTCTCTTGGGAACAGTGACTGCCATCTACGACGTTGGCTGTTTATTTGGCGCAATTTTCTCCATGTATTTTGGAGAAGTATGGGGTCGAAAAAAGTCCATCATGGTGGGAACCACCGTCATGGCCATCGGAGCTCTGCTGCAAATCACAGCCTACGGAGTACCCCAGATGATCGTAGGCCGGATCGTCGCCGGTCTAGGAAACGGTATGAACACGGCCACGGCACCAGTCTGGCAGGGTGAAACCTCGCAGATTAAATGGCGTGGCAAACTGGTCATTATTGAGATGATTCTTAATATTGCTGGCTATTCGCTTTCGAATTGGGTGACTTATGCTCTCTCATATGTCCCTGGTCCGGCGTCGTGGAGGTTCCCGTTGGCTTTCCAGTTTGtgtttattattattctctGGGTTACTGTGCCTTGGTTGCCTGAGTCTCCTCGTTGGCTTATTGCTCATGGTCGTCCTGATGAGGCGCGTGAGATTATTGCCAACCTGGAGGACATGGATGCAAATGATTCCTACGTTATCACTGCTCATACGGAGATCGTCGATGCCGTCGAGTACGAACGCGAGCACAGCGTGTCCTGGCTCAACTTACTGCGCGGCAAAACAGGCGACCAAGGAGGTACCTGCGCCATCCGCCGGTTACTCCTCGGTGCCGGAGCCCAGGCAATGCAGCAACTATCCGGAATCAACGTCACATCCTATTATCTCCCAACAGTATTGATGGAATCAGTCGGCATGTCAGAAAAGATGTCCCGACTCCTCGCGGCCTGCAACTCGGTCTCATACCTCCTCGCCGGTCTCGTTGCAATTCCGCACATCGAACGCTGGGGTCGTCGCCGTCTCTTCATGATCTGTGCCCTGGGACAGGGTCTCTGCTACCTACTGATCACCGTTTTGATCCGCTTCAATGAGAAACAGGGCTACGCGTACCAGGAACAAGTTGCTTCTGCCTCGGTTgcattcttcttcctgtACTACGTCTTCTTCGGTATGGGTTTCCAGGGTATCCCCTGGCTTCTCCCGGTTGAAATCAACTCCCTCTCCATGCGAACAAAGGGTGCAGCGctagcaacagcaacaaacTGGGCTATGAATTTCATGGTCGTCGAGATTACCCCTGTCGGTATCCAGAACCTTGGATACCGGTTCTACATTATCTGGACGGTTCTCAATCTGTCCTTCGTGCCGATTATCTACTTCTTCTACCCGGAGACGGCGAATCGGGCTCTGGAGGATATTGATATGTTCTTCCGGGAGAACCATTTTATCTTTGTGCATAACAATAAGGAGGCGATCTCGGCGAAGCGGCCCGCAAGATACGTGGAGATGGAGCATGATTTGGTGCAGAGGACTGCGGAACAGACtgaggagaagatggaggcAGAGGAGGCTAAGGGGTCGATGGAGCAGATGGAGGGGGTATAA
- a CDS encoding putative allergen (COG:S;~EggNog:ENOG410PVXT;~InterPro:IPR038903;~SECRETED:SignalP(1-19);~go_component: GO:0005576 - extracellular region [Evidence IEA];~go_function: GO:0019863 - IgE binding [Evidence IEA]), whose protein sequence is MQLTKTLMLLAALTSGSLANINKRSSTLIPVASPTSSSPSSASSSSSGGSSGGSWTATPSSGSYSTEGFGGRTSSGGSGITYAGNTGNPWGSNMIQVSESDAANYKNVAQFKGQNEETWTVVLFNKCGPDGQMTGWYGNSALTFELSAGDTKYVAFDDDSRGGWAAASGSIPTDNNGGYASTWGEFDFTSSSNGGWSGFDVSAIMAQNAGLTVQGMSICDALGSTCSSITPDAASVDNAYTSAETDAGGIGGNLSGGGAVRLAVTIDYKG, encoded by the coding sequence ATGCAACTTACCAAGACTCTCATGCTGCTGGCAGCCCTCACCTCGGGCAGCTTGGCCAACATCAACAAGCGTTCTTCCACGCTTATCCCTGTCGCTTCTCCTACCTCCTCTAGCCCCTCCTccgcttcctcttcctcttccggaGGCAGCAGTGGTGGATCCTGGACGGCTACTCCCTCCAGCGGATCCTACTCCACCGAGGGCTTCGGCGGCCGCACCTCCAGCGGCGGCAGTGGCATTACCTACGCTGGCAACACCGGCAACCCCTGGGGCAGCAACATGATCCAGGTGTCCGAGAGCGATGCTGCAAACTACAAGAACGTCGCCCAATTCAAGGGCCAGAACGAGGAGACCTGGACTGTCGTCCTCTTCAACAAGTGCGGCCCCGACGGCCAGATGACCGGCTGGTACGGCAACTCCGCTCTCACATTCGAACTCTCCGCCGGTGACACCAAGTACGTTGCCTTTGACGACGACTCGCGCGGTGGATGGGCTGCTGCTTCTGGCTCCATCCCCACTGATAACAACGGCGGATATGCGTCCACATGGGGAGAGTTTGACTTCACCAGCTCTTCGAACGGTGGCTGGTCTGGATTCGATGTCTCTGCTATCATGGCGCAGAATGCTGGCTTGACTGTGCAGGGTATGAGCATCTGTGATGCTCTGGGTAGCACTTGCTCTTCTATCACTCCTGACGCTGCTTCTGTCGACAACGCCTACACTTCTGCTGAGACTGATGCTGGTGGTATTGGTGGTAACCtttctggtggtggtgctgtcCGTCTTGCTGTCACCATTGACTACAAGGGCTAA
- a CDS encoding uncharacterized protein (TransMembrane:1 (o20-44i)) has product MPSKTVSTSLPEWQWEPAVWNFVLPSANAVAAAAIVLVDEAILLSVLDPAQSRFCVSGFPMPSVAKEPSVEVEESSGGSLSLKPPKGQLQHTRQFVSYLGTSEYSSTA; this is encoded by the exons ATGCCCTCAAAGACTGTCTCCACAAGCCTGCCGGAATGGCAGTGGGAGCCTGCTGTGTGGAATTTCGTG CTGCCGTCCGCCAATGcagtagcagcagcagctaTCGTCCTGGTGGATGAAGCTATCCTGCTGAGTGTGCTTGATCCTGCGCAGTCGCGGTTTTGCGTCAGTGGGTTCCCGATGCCGTCTGTGGCTAAAGAGCCATCTGTCGAGGTCGAGGAATCGTCAGGTGGTTCTCTGTCGCTCAAGCCGCCAAAGGGACAACTGCAACATACTCGGCAATTTGTTTCATATTTAGGTACCAGTGAGTATTCGTCCACAGCATAG
- a CDS encoding acetate uptake transporter family protein (COG:S;~EggNog:ENOG410PGY4;~InterPro:IPR000791;~PFAM:PF01184;~TransMembrane:6 (o75-92i104-123o143-161i173-192o198-220i232-256o);~go_component: GO:0016021 - integral component of membrane [Evidence IEA]) yields MTDTIDKEQTNNTNPSNTTHNTNNTAPQYYYIDPRYGPLARVNTAETQLPAFATELQPGLHRPGPVEEQKIGNPAPLGLAAFALTTFILGCINMGARDITEPNIVVGPAFAYGGLVQLCAGMWEMAAGNTFGATALSSYGGFWISLAIVFTPGGFNIMAALEKAGGGTTDMFYDSLGLFLMGWFIFTFLLVLCTLKSTFVFCGIFVTVDIAFLLLGIGYIHRNGSSSPNEPVIKAGGLFALLAAFQAWYVCLAGLANDSNSFVRIPATHFPWSEKGRESRKNN; encoded by the exons ATGACTGACACAATCGACAAAGAAcaaaccaacaacaccaatccctccaacaccacccacaacaccaacaacaccgcCCCCCAGTACTACTACATAGACCCGCGCTATGGCCCCCTCGCTCGCGTCAACACAGCAGAGACCCAGCTCCCGGCTTTCGCTACTGAGCTTCAGCCCGGTCTGCATCGCCCCGGGCCCGTcgaggagcagaagatcGGGAATCCCGCGCCATTGGGGCTTGCGGCTTTCGCGTTGACCACTTTTATTCTCGGGTGTATTAATATGGGGGCGAGGGATATTACGGAGCCGAATATTGTGGTTGGGCCGGCGTTTGCGTATGGCGGGTTGGTGCAGCTTTGTGCGGGGATGTG GGAAATGGCCGCTGGTAATACATTCGGTGCAACTGCGCTGTCCTCGTACGGTGGTTTCTGGATCTCCCTGGCTATCGTTTTCACCCCCGGCGGGTTCAACATCATGGCTGCCCTTGAAAAAGCCGGGGGCGGCACCACGGACATGTTCTACGACTCTCTCGGTCTATTCCTCATG GGTTGGTTCATCTTCACCTTCCTCCTCGTTCTCTGCACCCTGAAATCCACCTTCGTCTTCTGCGGCATCTTCGTCACCGTCGACATCGCCTTCCTGCTGCTCGGCATCGGATACATCCACCGCAACGGCTCCTCGTCGCCCAATGAGCCTGTTATCAAGGCCGGCGGGCTTTTTGCGTTGCTCGCGGCGTTCCAGGCGTGGTATGTTTGCCTGGCTGGGTTGGCGAATGATAGTAATAGTTTTGTGCGGATCCCCGCGACGCACTTTCCGTGGTCGGAGAAGGGGAGGGAGTCGAGGAAGAATAATTAG
- the ATP9 gene encoding ATP synthase subunit C family protein (COG:C;~EggNog:ENOG410PPGS;~InterPro:IPR038662,IPR035921,IPR000454,IPR020537, IPR002379;~PFAM:PF00137;~TransMembrane:2 (n6-14c22/23o97-117i129-153o);~go_component: GO:0033177 - proton-transporting two-sector ATPase complex, proton-transporting domain [Evidence IEA];~go_component: GO:0045263 - proton-transporting ATP synthase complex, coupling factor F(o) [Evidence IEA];~go_function: GO:0015078 - proton transmembrane transporter activity [Evidence IEA];~go_process: GO:0015986 - ATP synthesis coupled proton transport [Evidence IEA];~go_process: GO:1902600 - proton transmembrane transport [Evidence IEA]), whose translation MASSRVFASRLASAMAPTTRVAARPAVRAAVPKRTFTDARAAFRPQPLQTMKRQQPSTLLQANARQVFANYQSRRQYSSEIAQAMVAVSQNVGMGSAAIGLGGAGIGIGLVFAALLLSVSRNPALRGQLFTYAILGFAFVEAMGLFDLMVAMMCKYV comes from the coding sequence ATGGCCTCCTCCCGCGTCTTCGCTTCTCGCCTGGCTTCCGCCATGGCCCCCACCACCCGGGTCGCTGCTCGCCCTGCTGTGcgtgctgctgttcccaaGCGTACCTTCACCGACGCTCGCGCTGCCTTCCGTCCTCAGCCCCTCCAGACCATGAAGCGTCAGCAACCGTCCACTCTCCTCCAGGCCAACGCTCGTCAGGTCTTCGCCAACTACCAGTCTCGCCGCCAGTACTCCTCTGAGATCGCCCAGGCTATGGTCGCCGTCTCCCAGAACGTCGGTATGGGTTCGGCCGCCATTGGTCTCGGTGGTGCCGGTATCGGTATCGGTCTCGTCTTCGCCGCTCTCCTCCTGAGTGTTTCCCGCAACCCTGCCCTGCGTGGTCAGCTCTTCACATACGCCATTCTGGGTTTCGCTTTCGTCGAAGCCATGGGTCTGTTCGACCTGATGGTTGCCATGATGTGCAAGTACGTCTAA